The DNA window GGGTGTTGCCCGCCTGCGGGCGGCAGCCACCGAAGAACGACAGCGTGCGGTTGATGCCATCCACGTCGAAGCCGTTCGTCCGGCTGCGCGGCACGTCCGACGGCGTGGGGCACAACGTCGGGTTCGCCACCGCCGCCACGGACACCTTCACCGAGGCGCCGATGGGCGGCTGCTGCGTCCTGTGACCCACCGAGGCGATGGTGCTGTCGATGATGCCGTTGATGGTCGTGGTGATGGACGCGGAGTTCCGGATGCTGCCCACCACGCCGCCCGTCGCCTGGATGATGTCCAGGTGCTTCGGGTTGCGGGGGTCTTCCTGCGGCTGACACCACGTCGACGTGTCGTTGGTCGCACCTTCCGGCGGGCAGATGATGCCGTGGACCTGGATGACCTGGTTCAGCGGGTTCTTCGTCGACGCCGTGGTGCCCGTTCCCTTGAAGTACTGCTCGAAGGTCGCGATGCTGTCCGTCGAGTAGTCGTGCGTGTCCGTCAGGATGACGACCACCACCTTCGCGTCGGGACGGATGCGGTCATCCGACGACGTGCCATTCGGCACCAGCTTGTCATTGATGGCCGCGCGCGCCGCGTCCATCGTCCACTCCGAGCCCGAGCCGCCCGTCCCCACCCAGCAGGACTGGGTCGACGACGAGCACGTGGTGGGGGTCGTCCCAGGAGGAATGGTGACGCCGGAGCACTGTCCGCTCGCGTTGCAAGCGCTGTCCTTCGTCAGCCAGGCCTTGAACTGGTTGATGTTGCGGGTGAAGCCTCGCACCACGCCCCGGTTGACGTGGTTGGTGTTGCCGGACGTGTAGCTGGAGGTCACCATCGCCAGGCGCCAGTCCAGCGTCGAGTTGGCCAGCTTGTTCGCCACCGCCGTGGCCGCGTCCGCCAGCGCCAGCTGCGAGATGTCCATGGAGCCGCTGTCGTCCACGACGAACAGGAAGTCCACCACCGCCTGCTTCGAGGTGAACAGCTCGCACTGCACCGCGTCCGCGTCGCCGAACTGCGCCAGCGAGGAGCCACCCGCCGCGTCAGACAGCGTGAAGAGGCTGCCCGCCTCGTTGTAGCTGGCCGTCGGAGTGAGGGCCAACACCACCAGCACGCTGTCGTTGGTGCGGTGGACGTACTGCGCCTGGAGCGTGAAGGGACCCGCGACACCGGCCGTCCCCGCGAGCGCGCCGGAGCTGTTGGGCACCAGCGAGCGGGCCAGGTTGTTCGTCACCGTCTTCAGGTCGCCGGAGCCCGGCATCGAGTAGCGCGCCGCCAGCGCCGCGTAGCCGTCCCACGTCGTGAACGTCTGGGAGACGTCGCGCGTCACGTTGCTGAACGACGCGGCGCGGATGCCCGCCTCGTCGCCCGTGGGCGTGGTGGAGTTGCCCACCACACCGCGCTTGTACGCAATCATCGTCACCTGCTTGGTGTCATCCCAGCCGATGACGCCCACCGTGGAGCCACCCGCCGTCAGGTAGGTGATGTTGGCGTCCTTGAAGGTGGCCGGCAGCGCGAGCCGGATGTCCGCGCCGTTCTCCTCCTTGAAGGTGACCGGCCGCAGGTTGCCCACGCGGCACGCCTGTCCCGCGGGCGTTCCCGAGGCACCGTCCGCCGGGTTCTTCGGGTCCAGCTCGTTCGCGTCCACGCGGCCGTTCTGGTTCGCGTCCTCCGCGCCGTCCGGGATGGTGTCGCCGTCCGAGTCCGGGTTCGTCGGGCTCGTGGTGGTGCCCGGGTCCGCATCGCCCGAGTAGCCGCAGTCCTTGCGCGGCGCCAGCGCCGTCGTCACGCCCCGCTCCAGACCATCGCGCAGACCGTCACCGTCGGTGTCCGGGTTCGTCGGGTCCGTCTCGTTGCCGTCCACCTTGCCGTTGCTGTTGGCGTCCTCACCCAGGAAGCCGTTGCGGCCCGGGCCGTCCTGCAGGCCGTCACAGTCGGTGTCCGTCACGCGGGGGTCCGTCTCGCCGGGGTCCACGCGCCCGTTCTTGTTCTCGTCCTCGACACCGTCGGGCAGGCCGTCACCGTCCGTGTCCGCCTTGTTCTTGTCGGTGCCCGTGACGGCTTCCACCGAGTCCGGGATGCCATCGAAGTCCGCGTCCGGAATGGAGGCCGCGCAGTCCGCGACCTTCGGGTCCGTCTCGCCGCTGTCGCGCACGCCGTTGCGGTTGCGGTCCTCGTCGCCGTCGCTGCAGCCGTCGTTGTCCGTGTCCGGCTTGAGCGGGTCCGTGCCCAGCTTCCGCTCCAGGCTGTCCGACAGGCCGTCGCCGTCCGTGTCGCGCTTGCGCGGGTCCGTCTCGCCGGGGCTCACCGTGCCGCTCTTGTTGGCGTCCTCCTCACCATCCGGGATGCCGTCACCGTCCGAGTCGATGGCGTTCGGGTCCGTCTCCCCCGCCTCTCTCGCGCCGTTGCGGTTGGTGTCCTCGAGACCGTCTGGGATTCCATCCCCGTCCGTGTCTGCCTTCACCGGCGAGGTGCGCGAGTGCGGGTCCATGTCCGCGCGGAACGAGCACTTCGGGTCGATGCTGCTGGTGCGGCCCACTTCCACGCCGTCACGAATTCCGTCGCCGTCCGTGTCGCGCAGGCCCGGGTCCGTCTTCAGCCCATTGGGATAGACATTCGCGAACTCCTCCGCGTCCGTCAGGCCGTCACAGTCGGAGTCCTTGTTGCGGTTGTCGGGGTCGTCCACATTCGTGGGCACCTTGCCCGGGTCGGGGTCTGGATCCGGGTCAACTCCCGCATCTTCCTCATCGTGGCCTGCATCCGACCCCGCATCCGAGCCACCGTCTTCGGTCACCTGGGGTTTGGGATCATCGGGGTCCGACCCACCGCAGCCCACCAGCAATGACGCTGACATGAGCACGCAGGCGATGAGCCGTGTGAGGGGCGTACGCATCATTCGACTCCCTTCCCCTGACTCCGGGGGGAAATGGGGGGTGAGTCAGGGGGAACCCGAAGTCTATGAAGACCTGAGGGTGTTCGTCAGGCACTATTCCCCTCAGTACGAGCCGGAAGTCGCTCTTTGCATGGACTCTGTTCAGTCCCATGAAGGGATTGCGGCATGACTGTTAGCAAACAGTGTTCGCCGCCCCCATTCCCTCAGCTATCGTCTCTTTCGTGCCTGTCTTCGGTCTCGCGGCCTTGTGGAATGGAAGGGCAACACCCGAGCGCGCCGCGGCGGTAGTGGAGGGACTTGATGCCCTGCTGCCCTCGGCGCAGACGCTGCAACTCGTCGTAGCGGTGCAAGGGGAGCAGGCAGGCATCGAGCTCAAGGTGGAAGCGCCCGGGTATCCGCGCGCGGCAGTGGAGCGGCTCGCGGACGAGGTGAAGCGCAGCGGGGGGACGTTCGTGGAGCTGTGGCGTCTGCCCAAGGCGGAGCGCGACGCGTTCCGCAACCTCACCTTCGCGGGAGGACGGGCCTTTGGCGGGCATGAGCGCGAGGAGGCCTCTCGCCTGCTGGCGCAGCATGTGGGTGCGCTGACGGCCCGGCCGCCGCCCCCGTCGGCACCTCCGCCGCCGCCCCCCGCACCAACGCTGGAGCAGGACCCTCGCCGGGTGCCGCCCGCGCCGCCAGGAAGTCCCCAGCGCCGGGGCCGCCGCTTCGCGGTGAGGCTGGAGCTGGAGTTCCGCACCGAGCTGGACTTCGTGCGGGAGCACGCGCTGAACATCTCCAACGGCGGGCTCTTCGTGCGCACCGCGCACCGACCGCCGCCGGATAGCATCGTCACCGTCGATGTGAAGCTGCCCAATGGCGAGCGGCTCCAGGGCGACGCGGTGGTGGTGCACGTGGTGGATGACCCTTACAGCGGCGGGGTGGGGCTCGCGTTCCTCAGCGACGATGCGACCTTCTCCCAGACCCTGGACCGGTATCTGGCGAGCCTGGTGGGCGGAGCGGGGTAGGTCATGGTCGAGGTGGAGGAGCACTGGCCCCGGGACTGTGGCCGCTTCGAGCTGCTCTCACGGCTGGGCCGGGGCGGCATGGCGGAGGTGTTCCT is part of the Myxococcus landrumus genome and encodes:
- the cglD gene encoding adventurous gliding motility lipoprotein CglD translates to MRTPLTRLIACVLMSASLLVGCGGSDPDDPKPQVTEDGGSDAGSDAGHDEEDAGVDPDPDPDPGKVPTNVDDPDNRNKDSDCDGLTDAEEFANVYPNGLKTDPGLRDTDGDGIRDGVEVGRTSSIDPKCSFRADMDPHSRTSPVKADTDGDGIPDGLEDTNRNGAREAGETDPNAIDSDGDGIPDGEEDANKSGTVSPGETDPRKRDTDGDGLSDSLERKLGTDPLKPDTDNDGCSDGDEDRNRNGVRDSGETDPKVADCAASIPDADFDGIPDSVEAVTGTDKNKADTDGDGLPDGVEDENKNGRVDPGETDPRVTDTDCDGLQDGPGRNGFLGEDANSNGKVDGNETDPTNPDTDGDGLRDGLERGVTTALAPRKDCGYSGDADPGTTTSPTNPDSDGDTIPDGAEDANQNGRVDANELDPKNPADGASGTPAGQACRVGNLRPVTFKEENGADIRLALPATFKDANITYLTAGGSTVGVIGWDDTKQVTMIAYKRGVVGNSTTPTGDEAGIRAASFSNVTRDVSQTFTTWDGYAALAARYSMPGSGDLKTVTNNLARSLVPNSSGALAGTAGVAGPFTLQAQYVHRTNDSVLVVLALTPTASYNEAGSLFTLSDAAGGSSLAQFGDADAVQCELFTSKQAVVDFLFVVDDSGSMDISQLALADAATAVANKLANSTLDWRLAMVTSSYTSGNTNHVNRGVVRGFTRNINQFKAWLTKDSACNASGQCSGVTIPPGTTPTTCSSSTQSCWVGTGGSGSEWTMDAARAAINDKLVPNGTSSDDRIRPDAKVVVVILTDTHDYSTDSIATFEQYFKGTGTTASTKNPLNQVIQVHGIICPPEGATNDTSTWCQPQEDPRNPKHLDIIQATGGVVGSIRNSASITTTINGIIDSTIASVGHRTQQPPIGASVKVSVAAVANPTLCPTPSDVPRSRTNGFDVDGINRTLSFFGGCRPQAGNTQAAVSYRYWSDRTASPNGVPPPCKSDPNYDPTQADYCKRQLVCNRVTDKCECPADCGGGGAPGQVCDTDVNVCAFKCAPDCGGACGTYESCNSATCSCTCVQTATCAPGYKFDPNVCGCACDTSVLNCGPTAQPDAASCSCACKDNCGGCPANTRCNMSTCACEGVIG
- a CDS encoding TIGR02266 family protein, with the translated sequence MPVFGLAALWNGRATPERAAAVVEGLDALLPSAQTLQLVVAVQGEQAGIELKVEAPGYPRAAVERLADEVKRSGGTFVELWRLPKAERDAFRNLTFAGGRAFGGHEREEASRLLAQHVGALTARPPPPSAPPPPPPAPTLEQDPRRVPPAPPGSPQRRGRRFAVRLELEFRTELDFVREHALNISNGGLFVRTAHRPPPDSIVTVDVKLPNGERLQGDAVVVHVVDDPYSGGVGLAFLSDDATFSQTLDRYLASLVGGAG